A region from the Lentisphaera profundi genome encodes:
- a CDS encoding alkene reductase: MTKTQTLFQSYDLQDTLKLKNRIVMAPLTRCMATDELVPTQAMADYYARRADAGLIISEATLVSQDGQGYPNAPGLYTEAQVAGWKKVTQAIHQNKGKIFAQIWHTGRVSHSIYHQGQVPMAPSAIRLEGRVPRTDDLEYETPRAMNLEDIERIKSNFVTAAKNAQRAGFDGIEIHGANGYLIDQFLHRDSNHRTDSYGGSIENMMRFLLEILTQVKAATPDLAIGLRLSPQAYANMKHDDRDKELYDVLLSRLNQYNLAYIHTGMFNDSHNEFLGGTVTQYIRKNYLGTVIASGGYSADDAVHAIENKYADLVAIGRPFIANHDYVTKIQEQKKLVEYDPEMLTSLY; the protein is encoded by the coding sequence ATGACTAAGACTCAAACCCTCTTTCAATCATATGATTTGCAAGATACACTCAAACTCAAAAACCGTATCGTTATGGCTCCACTCACCCGTTGCATGGCCACAGATGAGCTTGTACCAACTCAGGCAATGGCCGATTATTACGCTCGTCGTGCCGATGCGGGTCTGATTATTTCAGAAGCGACTCTCGTATCACAAGATGGCCAAGGTTACCCAAATGCACCCGGTCTTTATACTGAAGCACAAGTAGCTGGCTGGAAAAAAGTCACTCAAGCTATCCATCAGAACAAAGGGAAAATCTTTGCACAAATCTGGCATACGGGTCGGGTTTCTCATTCCATTTATCATCAGGGTCAAGTGCCCATGGCACCTTCTGCAATACGACTCGAAGGTCGTGTTCCAAGAACAGATGATCTCGAGTATGAAACACCTCGTGCCATGAACCTTGAAGATATTGAAAGGATTAAATCAAATTTTGTGACCGCGGCTAAGAATGCTCAACGAGCGGGTTTCGACGGTATCGAGATCCACGGAGCCAACGGTTACCTAATCGATCAATTTCTACACAGGGATAGCAATCACCGTACAGACTCATATGGTGGAAGTATAGAAAATATGATGCGCTTCCTTTTAGAGATTTTGACTCAAGTCAAAGCGGCTACTCCAGACTTAGCCATCGGCCTACGTCTCTCACCCCAAGCCTATGCAAATATGAAACACGATGACCGTGATAAAGAGCTGTACGATGTATTGCTTTCCCGCCTCAATCAATACAACTTGGCTTACATTCATACGGGTATGTTTAACGATTCTCACAACGAGTTTCTCGGTGGGACCGTCACGCAGTATATCCGAAAAAACTACCTAGGAACGGTTATTGCCTCAGGAGGCTATTCTGCGGATGATGCGGTTCACGCGATCGAAAATAAGTATGCTGATCTTGTCGCAATCGGGCGGCCATTCATAGCTAATCATGACTACGTGACCAAAATTCAAGAACAAAAAAAGCTCGTCGAATACGATCCAGAAATGCTTACGTCTTTATATTAA
- a CDS encoding LysR family transcriptional regulator, which produces MDELKRIGIFKRVVEAQSFSEAARQVGVAKSAVSKQISELEKEVGIRLLNRTTRSLSLTEAGEIYYRHSVEIINRSQIALDELRQYKDQPSGTLRVSSSVVFGASQLVPIIKELRDLYPQLKVDLLLDDRIINMVDDGVDLAIRIGWMKESNLVAKKIAETPMVLCASPEYLAQRSQVLRPEDLLSHNWISLSILNAPLRWSFWKNKREYTVQLHSEVKTNSASGVLAFIKDGQGIAAVAKFTAQEDLLRGNLETVLPDYQVKKLGIYAVYPHRDHVPAKVRVFMDFLEKRCQQADWCE; this is translated from the coding sequence ATGGATGAGTTGAAGAGGATAGGGATTTTTAAGCGCGTGGTGGAAGCTCAAAGTTTCTCTGAGGCAGCAAGACAAGTCGGCGTGGCTAAATCAGCCGTGAGTAAGCAGATATCCGAGTTGGAGAAAGAGGTCGGAATTCGTTTATTGAATAGAACGACACGCAGTTTGAGCTTGACTGAGGCAGGTGAAATTTATTATCGGCATAGTGTAGAAATCATCAATCGTAGTCAAATTGCTTTAGATGAGCTACGCCAATATAAGGATCAGCCTTCTGGGACTTTACGTGTTTCTAGCTCGGTTGTTTTCGGTGCCTCTCAACTGGTACCCATCATTAAGGAGCTTCGCGACCTTTATCCACAACTAAAGGTCGATTTGTTATTGGATGACCGGATTATTAATATGGTTGACGATGGAGTGGATTTAGCAATTCGTATTGGTTGGATGAAGGAATCTAATTTAGTAGCGAAAAAAATAGCTGAAACACCCATGGTACTCTGTGCCAGTCCTGAGTATTTAGCACAGCGTAGCCAAGTACTGAGACCCGAGGATTTACTGAGTCATAATTGGATTAGTTTATCCATCTTAAATGCTCCTTTGCGATGGAGTTTCTGGAAAAACAAACGGGAATATACGGTACAGCTACACAGCGAGGTAAAGACAAACTCCGCTAGTGGCGTATTAGCTTTCATCAAAGATGGCCAGGGAATTGCAGCCGTGGCTAAATTCACCGCACAAGAGGATTTATTACGTGGTAATCTGGAAACCGTATTACCCGATTATCAGGTGAAAAAACTGGGTATTTATGCGGTTTACCCGCATCGGGATCATGTGCCCGCGAAAGTGCGGGTCTTTATGGATTTCTTGGAGAAACGTTGCCAACAAGCTGATTGGTGCGAATAG
- a CDS encoding GDSL-type esterase/lipase family protein, whose translation MKPLSLIKRGFGGSTMKDVLYYTKEIVLAYKPRAILIYEGDNDISFGRKPDLIKKQMKQFCEKVWQSLPHCRIYVLSIKPSLSRESLWPKMVETNILFKTLCESDEKMTYIDVASTMINEDGSTKKDLFIEDGLHMKRQGYELWRVTVRNALMKNELKYEASSLKP comes from the coding sequence TTGAAGCCATTGAGCTTAATCAAAAGAGGCTTCGGTGGAAGTACGATGAAGGATGTTCTGTATTACACAAAAGAGATTGTTTTAGCGTATAAACCACGAGCTATTTTAATTTATGAAGGGGACAATGATATAAGCTTTGGTCGAAAACCCGACTTAATAAAAAAGCAGATGAAGCAATTTTGTGAAAAAGTGTGGCAAAGTTTGCCACATTGCAGAATCTATGTGCTTTCCATTAAGCCATCACTGAGTCGAGAATCCTTGTGGCCTAAAATGGTGGAGACAAATATTTTATTTAAAACTTTGTGTGAGAGCGATGAGAAAATGACTTATATCGATGTGGCAAGCACAATGATTAATGAAGATGGGTCAACAAAAAAAGATTTATTTATTGAAGATGGCTTACATATGAAGAGGCAAGGTTATGAACTTTGGCGCGTCACGGTAAGAAATGCCTTGATGAAAAATGAATTAAAATATGAAGCAAGTTCTTTGAAGCCATGA
- a CDS encoding YdcF family protein translates to MKNSLLENTAVDNFAKVLWDYHLMGHELRKMDCIFVLGSHDLRVAEHAADLYFEGWAPILIFSGNKGRMTEGLFEDTEARILSQVAIAKGVPEDCIYLENEATNTGENIAFTRNLIERESLDIKSFILVQKPFMERRTYASFKKVWPEKEILISSPRLSFDDYFMDVHNKDEIINAMVGDLQRIKEYPAKGFQIQQEIPSSVWSAFEGLCKLGYDKHLI, encoded by the coding sequence ATGAAAAATAGTTTATTAGAAAATACTGCTGTAGATAATTTTGCTAAGGTTTTGTGGGATTACCATTTGATGGGACATGAACTCAGGAAGATGGACTGTATCTTTGTCTTAGGTAGTCATGACCTTCGAGTCGCTGAGCATGCCGCAGATCTATATTTCGAGGGCTGGGCGCCAATTTTGATTTTTTCGGGTAATAAAGGTCGCATGACGGAGGGCTTATTTGAAGATACAGAGGCAAGAATATTATCTCAAGTGGCCATTGCTAAAGGAGTTCCAGAAGATTGTATCTATCTGGAAAATGAGGCGACAAATACGGGTGAAAATATTGCTTTCACACGAAATCTGATTGAGCGTGAATCGTTAGATATTAAGTCCTTTATTTTGGTGCAAAAGCCTTTTATGGAACGTCGTACATACGCGAGCTTTAAAAAAGTTTGGCCTGAAAAAGAAATTCTTATTTCTTCACCTCGTTTATCTTTTGATGATTATTTTATGGATGTGCATAATAAGGATGAAATTATCAATGCCATGGTCGGTGATTTACAGAGAATCAAAGAATATCCTGCGAAGGGATTTCAGATTCAGCAAGAGATTCCTTCATCGGTGTGGTCGGCCTTTGAGGGCTTATGTAAATTGGGCTATGATAAACATCTAATATAA
- a CDS encoding type II secretion system protein: MKQKKTFTLIEVLLVFAIIGILASLLIPTLRKARDTSRAALCVSNMKQMFYGAFMYTEDNGNYYPATTFPKAGVYNRSIHDGIATYVMDVSSTGHNPALSQSYSEGGIFSCPSFDESELTARGVSATATRSGYSGYGSNPSIHNDLSKPLYNGAARKITRMNSSMITHAEGKSVGILNSAYAQYWVYPWHKDKSSANYTYADGHVQASSINHLLLTTDEPWNLD, from the coding sequence ATGAAACAAAAAAAGACCTTTACCCTTATAGAAGTTTTGCTTGTCTTTGCCATAATTGGTATTCTGGCAAGTTTATTAATTCCGACTTTGCGAAAAGCTCGAGATACATCACGAGCAGCTTTGTGCGTGAGTAATATGAAACAAATGTTTTATGGAGCCTTTATGTATACTGAAGATAATGGCAATTATTATCCGGCGACAACGTTTCCTAAAGCAGGTGTGTATAATCGCTCCATACATGATGGTATAGCAACTTATGTGATGGATGTTTCATCGACAGGCCATAATCCGGCACTCAGTCAATCTTATAGCGAGGGTGGTATTTTTAGCTGTCCTAGTTTTGATGAATCAGAACTTACTGCTAGAGGTGTTTCTGCTACTGCGACACGATCAGGTTATAGTGGATATGGTAGTAACCCAAGTATTCACAATGATTTATCTAAGCCATTATATAATGGAGCCGCACGCAAAATAACAAGGATGAATTCATCTATGATTACACATGCGGAAGGTAAGAGTGTGGGCATACTTAATTCCGCCTATGCACAGTATTGGGTCTATCCCTGGCATAAAGACAAGTCAAGTGCCAATTACACTTATGCTGATGGTCATGTACAAGCGTCATCCATCAATCATCTCTTATTAACTACTGACGAACCCTGGAATTTAGACTAA
- a CDS encoding family 20 glycosylhydrolase: MSKFALILLLSILTSCMSSSSRQEAATKNSQKTKPVKAIFPVKGLSIKSPKPASLDRFVKFIDEELSSMGVNTIMLRIGYDYQYSSHPELVNEGALSNAEAKRIVAVCKKHDIKLIPAINLLGHQSWHSKVYKLLEVYPQFDETPHVKLPEKYEWPNADKLYCKSYCPEHPDVHKVVFALIDELVAVCEADSFHAGMDEVFYLGDDKCPRCAGKDKAKLFADEVIRIHSHLKKSNTKMWMWGDRLIDGKATAMGFWEASENGTHRAIDLIPKDITIADWHYERADPTAVLFAAKGFDVVTVPWRLPDVTIEQLNQTISNRKNSADGMKQRFQGMMLTSWYGPDSFMDRYYQITENTLKKGDSMKTFKLLFEQINQLEKSP; the protein is encoded by the coding sequence ATGAGCAAGTTCGCACTCATTTTATTATTAAGTATTTTGACGAGTTGTATGTCAAGTTCTTCTAGGCAAGAAGCGGCTACTAAGAATTCACAAAAAACAAAGCCTGTTAAAGCGATTTTCCCTGTAAAAGGCTTGTCCATTAAAAGCCCTAAACCTGCGAGTTTAGACCGCTTTGTAAAATTTATTGATGAAGAATTATCCTCTATGGGAGTGAATACCATTATGTTGCGTATTGGCTACGACTATCAATATAGTTCACATCCGGAACTTGTTAATGAAGGTGCTTTGTCCAACGCAGAAGCTAAACGCATTGTAGCGGTATGTAAAAAGCATGATATTAAGCTCATTCCAGCGATTAATTTATTGGGACATCAATCATGGCATAGCAAAGTCTATAAACTGCTAGAGGTCTATCCTCAGTTTGATGAGACTCCTCATGTCAAATTACCAGAGAAATATGAATGGCCCAACGCAGATAAGTTGTACTGCAAAAGCTATTGCCCGGAACACCCCGATGTCCATAAAGTAGTTTTTGCTTTGATCGATGAATTAGTCGCTGTTTGTGAGGCAGATAGTTTTCACGCAGGTATGGATGAGGTTTTCTACCTAGGCGATGATAAGTGCCCTAGATGTGCAGGAAAAGATAAGGCTAAGTTATTTGCCGATGAGGTTATTCGTATTCATTCACACCTCAAAAAATCAAATACCAAAATGTGGATGTGGGGCGATCGTTTGATTGATGGCAAAGCCACGGCTATGGGATTTTGGGAAGCGAGTGAAAACGGTACTCACCGCGCTATAGACCTCATTCCTAAAGATATTACTATAGCTGATTGGCATTATGAAAGAGCCGACCCCACTGCAGTGCTCTTTGCTGCCAAAGGTTTTGATGTCGTCACAGTCCCTTGGCGCTTGCCCGATGTAACAATCGAACAATTGAATCAAACTATTTCAAATAGAAAAAATTCAGCGGATGGAATGAAACAACGTTTTCAAGGGATGATGCTGACCTCTTGGTATGGTCCTGATAGCTTTATGGATAGATACTACCAAATAACGGAAAACACGCTCAAAAAGGGTGATTCTATGAAGACATTTAAGCTCTTATTTGAGCAAATAAATCAACTTGAGAAGTCGCCTTAA
- a CDS encoding type II secretion system protein, with protein sequence MKVIKKFTLIEVLVVIAIIGILASLLLPMLSKARERSRQAVCINNLKQYYFGVMLYSDDNKDTLPPTLSNSGVYFRSMHDYAAAYLNTNDDFESGGNYIALNQSVSDSPGSNKVFACPSVEKSEIERLSGKPYDQVKAVYSGYGAAYGLKYVPSNAITAGNKPRAISEMTSSRVLHAGGNTAGTFSGTQNVSGIHLRHKKKTASTTSLVDGSISVTGLYYYITYYIYPFTD encoded by the coding sequence ATGAAAGTCATTAAGAAATTTACTTTGATCGAAGTACTGGTCGTAATTGCAATAATAGGCATTTTGGCAAGTCTCCTATTACCGATGTTGAGTAAAGCCAGAGAAAGATCCCGCCAAGCAGTCTGTATTAATAACCTCAAGCAGTATTATTTTGGCGTGATGCTCTATTCGGACGACAATAAGGATACCTTACCTCCGACACTTAGTAATTCAGGTGTGTATTTCCGTTCTATGCATGATTATGCGGCTGCTTATCTCAATACGAATGATGATTTTGAAAGTGGAGGGAATTATATTGCACTTAATCAATCGGTAAGCGATTCTCCTGGATCCAATAAAGTTTTTGCCTGTCCCAGCGTAGAGAAGAGCGAAATTGAAAGGCTGAGTGGCAAACCTTATGATCAAGTCAAAGCCGTTTATTCTGGTTATGGAGCCGCTTATGGGCTTAAGTATGTGCCTTCTAATGCCATCACGGCGGGTAATAAACCGCGAGCGATATCAGAAATGACAAGTAGCAGGGTTTTACATGCAGGAGGAAACACTGCGGGGACATTCTCTGGTACTCAAAATGTATCTGGTATCCATTTGAGACATAAAAAGAAGACGGCTTCTACTACAAGTTTAGTAGATGGAAGTATAAGCGTTACCGGTCTTTATTATTATATTACGTATTACATTTATCCCTTTACGGATTAA
- a CDS encoding beta-N-acetylhexosaminidase has translation MNIKKTCAVFCFALTGMLNAQHYSIIPQPTNLQINKGSFSLNKDTQIIIDPHLENEALLLVNDIELIKGIKVELAKAGIAPVSNFIKFQLIKPLIKSTEEYTLSIDEKSILISASSAQGIFYGSQTLLQLLQVNHGMAPACIINDKPRFSWRGMHLDVARHMFPLKDIKKFLRWMAYHKLNTFHLHLTEDQGWRIEIKKYPKLTSTGAWRRSTPPYGARKSDNNIKYGGFYTQDQLKDLVAYAQKLHITIVPEIDMPGHMSAAIASYPYLGNSDIQYFNPQVMNRWGVYPYTLAPKEKTFQWIDDVLSEVCEIFPSKYIHIGGDEAPKEQWQESDFAKAFIKKNNLKDSHALQSYFISRIEKILQKKKRKLIGWDEIREGGLSKDATVMSWRGEEGGIASAKEGHDVVMTPIKFTYFNFYQAPEKEQLAKGKNFEAFGGFIPIEKIYHYNPVPAELSTKESQHILGTQAQLWSEYIKTWDRLEYMAFPRIAALSEVAWSSNTKKDFNEFSKRLKDIKLQYKRAGINLYE, from the coding sequence ATGAATATTAAAAAAACTTGTGCCGTTTTTTGTTTTGCCTTAACAGGCATGCTGAATGCTCAGCACTACAGCATTATCCCACAGCCCACGAATCTTCAAATTAATAAAGGCAGCTTCTCACTCAATAAAGACACTCAAATTATTATTGACCCCCACTTAGAAAATGAAGCTCTTTTATTAGTGAATGATATTGAGTTGATCAAAGGAATCAAAGTTGAGCTTGCTAAAGCTGGCATTGCTCCTGTATCTAACTTCATCAAGTTCCAGTTAATTAAGCCTCTAATAAAATCAACTGAAGAGTACACTCTAAGTATCGATGAAAAATCTATCCTCATCAGTGCTAGTTCGGCTCAAGGGATTTTTTACGGCAGTCAAACCCTACTCCAATTACTCCAAGTCAATCATGGCATGGCCCCTGCATGTATCATTAATGATAAGCCTCGCTTCTCTTGGCGTGGCATGCACCTTGATGTAGCTCGCCACATGTTCCCACTAAAAGACATTAAGAAATTCCTGCGCTGGATGGCTTATCACAAGCTCAATACTTTCCATCTTCATTTAACGGAAGATCAAGGTTGGAGAATTGAAATAAAAAAATACCCTAAACTCACCTCTACTGGAGCTTGGAGACGATCGACTCCCCCCTATGGAGCTCGAAAAAGTGATAACAATATTAAATACGGTGGGTTTTATACTCAAGATCAGCTTAAGGACCTCGTTGCTTATGCTCAAAAGCTCCACATCACTATTGTACCCGAAATTGATATGCCGGGACACATGTCTGCCGCTATTGCGTCATATCCCTATTTAGGGAATAGCGATATTCAATACTTCAATCCTCAGGTGATGAATCGCTGGGGAGTCTACCCCTATACCTTGGCTCCCAAAGAAAAAACTTTTCAATGGATTGATGATGTTTTAAGTGAAGTCTGTGAAATTTTTCCCTCAAAATATATTCACATTGGTGGAGACGAAGCCCCCAAAGAGCAATGGCAAGAATCCGATTTTGCCAAAGCCTTCATCAAAAAAAATAACTTAAAAGATAGCCATGCACTGCAATCTTATTTCATTTCTCGAATTGAAAAGATCCTGCAAAAGAAAAAGCGCAAACTCATTGGCTGGGACGAAATCCGTGAAGGAGGCTTATCAAAGGATGCCACGGTCATGTCTTGGCGTGGTGAAGAAGGAGGCATTGCTTCTGCTAAAGAAGGTCACGATGTGGTTATGACTCCGATTAAATTTACTTACTTCAATTTTTATCAGGCACCTGAGAAAGAACAACTCGCCAAGGGAAAAAATTTCGAAGCCTTTGGTGGTTTTATTCCGATTGAGAAGATATATCATTATAATCCCGTTCCGGCTGAGCTTTCAACAAAAGAAAGTCAACATATCCTTGGTACTCAGGCACAACTGTGGTCCGAGTATATCAAGACTTGGGATCGCCTCGAATACATGGCTTTCCCGCGTATTGCGGCCCTTTCAGAAGTCGCTTGGAGCTCAAACACCAAGAAAGATTTTAATGAATTCTCAAAGAGACTTAAGGATATTAAACTTCAGTATAAACGTGCTGGCATCAACCTTTACGAGTAA
- a CDS encoding ROK family protein, protein MNARISDKKIVANAVKILNEIHLRGARTQVELARVTHLKRTSIFNLFEVIKNHALVKVSDMITPAKGRPSVLWEVDGKGGVFLSVYFNKSENCYSFYDYKGSLIEEKKETSCATIEECLVQLETLVKSRKLSGLIVSISGIINSKAGSVVESSSWGLESYPLVEKLKEIETLKDVLIMIENNARAALWGERVLGKAQNTDDVMSLFIEVEPNQDIKSIGLGSALILGERLYQGVSGQAGELEHYYYDFLKKQGQNQSAKDYSELESFAVDLAQKFAKLVNYLVPQKLIVQFEGEALEENFYKVFSAEINKQKAFKYAKIDVLISDHHEELIVGGAVALLMDNYFDSSPYFIDFLEECLLS, encoded by the coding sequence ATGAACGCACGAATTAGTGATAAGAAAATAGTCGCAAATGCTGTAAAAATCCTCAATGAAATCCATTTACGAGGAGCGCGAACACAGGTAGAATTAGCGAGGGTGACTCACCTCAAGAGAACCTCGATTTTTAATTTATTTGAGGTGATCAAAAATCATGCTTTAGTCAAAGTTTCAGATATGATTACTCCGGCGAAAGGACGACCAAGTGTACTATGGGAAGTGGATGGCAAGGGTGGGGTCTTTCTCTCTGTTTATTTTAATAAAAGTGAAAACTGTTATAGTTTTTACGATTATAAAGGGAGCCTCATTGAAGAAAAAAAAGAAACCTCCTGTGCGACGATTGAAGAATGTTTGGTTCAGTTAGAGACTCTTGTTAAATCTCGTAAATTATCAGGCTTAATTGTTTCGATAAGTGGGATTATAAATAGTAAAGCTGGCTCAGTGGTTGAGTCTTCTTCTTGGGGGCTCGAATCCTATCCTTTAGTGGAAAAACTCAAAGAAATTGAGACCTTAAAAGATGTGCTCATTATGATTGAGAATAATGCACGAGCGGCTCTTTGGGGTGAACGTGTCCTAGGTAAAGCTCAAAATACCGATGATGTGATGTCTTTGTTTATTGAGGTTGAACCCAATCAAGATATTAAATCAATTGGCTTGGGCTCCGCATTAATCCTTGGAGAGCGACTTTATCAGGGAGTTTCAGGGCAGGCGGGTGAGCTTGAACATTACTATTATGATTTCTTGAAAAAACAAGGACAAAATCAGAGTGCCAAGGATTATAGCGAGCTCGAGTCTTTTGCCGTAGATTTGGCGCAAAAATTTGCCAAGTTAGTGAACTACCTTGTCCCTCAAAAACTTATTGTTCAGTTTGAAGGAGAAGCTTTAGAGGAAAATTTTTATAAAGTTTTTAGCGCAGAAATTAATAAACAAAAAGCTTTTAAATATGCCAAAATCGACGTTTTGATTTCGGATCATCATGAAGAGTTAATTGTCGGAGGTGCGGTGGCATTATTGATGGATAACTATTTTGATTCCAGTCCTTATTTCATCGACTTTCTAGAAGAGTGCTTGCTGAGCTAG
- a CDS encoding family 20 glycosylhydrolase, whose amino-acid sequence MMNSQNSKSSSNAYEWRGFMLDCVRHFMPIHFIKEVLDNMARVNMNRFHWHLTDDQGWRLPVKNRPLLTEKASSRIDGDLIIDGYYSADEITEIVNYAEKLNIVVVPEIDIPGHVCAALYAYPELSCPNHETRIPNDWGIFDDVLCAGSSAVAPFLKDVFETVLELFPSPWIHIGGDEVKDDRWKSCSKCQEVIRDNKYASEKDLYSHILSPICKLIRDHGRQVIAWDEMLESCPEEDVIIMSWRGEEGAQAASAKNRQSILCPHEHFYLDYPNSKNDILPGADWMPTLPIEKIQAYKIPDLNGIIGLQCNLWTEQVFSADDARHRLLPRLDAVAAKCFEKPIKETVLSV is encoded by the coding sequence ATGATGAACTCACAAAATTCAAAATCTTCATCAAATGCATATGAATGGCGCGGCTTCATGCTTGATTGTGTACGTCACTTCATGCCTATCCACTTCATTAAAGAAGTCCTCGACAACATGGCTCGTGTAAATATGAACCGATTTCATTGGCACTTAACAGATGATCAAGGCTGGCGTCTCCCTGTAAAAAACAGACCTCTACTGACAGAAAAAGCTTCCTCTCGAATTGATGGAGACCTCATTATTGATGGATATTATTCTGCTGATGAAATAACTGAGATTGTCAATTACGCCGAAAAATTAAATATCGTTGTGGTACCTGAAATTGATATTCCTGGACATGTTTGTGCAGCTTTGTATGCTTACCCAGAACTCTCCTGTCCCAATCATGAAACTCGTATCCCGAATGACTGGGGGATATTTGATGACGTCCTTTGTGCTGGTTCAAGCGCGGTTGCTCCCTTTTTAAAGGATGTTTTTGAAACAGTCTTAGAACTCTTCCCCTCTCCCTGGATACATATCGGAGGTGACGAAGTCAAAGATGACAGATGGAAGTCATGTTCAAAATGCCAAGAAGTTATTCGCGATAACAAGTATGCGTCGGAAAAAGATCTCTATTCACATATACTGAGTCCCATCTGCAAGCTAATTCGAGATCATGGACGTCAGGTCATTGCCTGGGATGAGATGCTTGAGTCTTGCCCAGAAGAAGATGTGATCATCATGTCTTGGCGTGGAGAAGAAGGTGCTCAAGCCGCCTCTGCCAAAAATCGTCAGAGTATTTTATGCCCGCATGAGCATTTTTATCTCGATTATCCAAATTCGAAAAATGATATTTTACCCGGAGCAGACTGGATGCCGACTCTTCCCATCGAAAAAATTCAAGCTTATAAAATCCCTGATTTGAATGGCATTATTGGCCTGCAGTGTAACCTATGGACTGAACAAGTTTTTTCTGCAGATGATGCACGTCACCGCCTCTTACCTCGACTCGATGCAGTCGCCGCCAAATGCTTTGAAAAACCCATTAAGGAAACTGTCCTAAGCGTTTAA